One Drechmeria coniospora strain ARSEF 6962 chromosome 01, whole genome shotgun sequence genomic region harbors:
- a CDS encoding DNA repair and recombination protein rhm52, which yields MQSRSPGDQHTSWANPFEETRPRISEWTARDIATISSKLDKQLGPEYISSRSGPGGSRVHYLTAEKCICLANEVFGFNGWSSSIQNIQVDFADENPQTQRVSIGLSVIVRVTLRDGTFHEDIGYGSIENAKGKAMAFEKAKKEGTTDGLKRALRSFGNVLGNCIYDQDYVKQVTKVKAQPVKKFDQVNLHRHADFITVKPEPANAASAPAPATTTTTTAAAAAKTNPSESFEDFFGELDEADFCVPGDGHPDEIIIPHPRHAQESTATNPPAQKQPPSRQLNRVPSAGSGARPPQTPHPVNSRPIPNQDAQQHRATGTIPGKASPAEAAQPHAVSVSDETSNAPVAFFSAKSVVNTDSNAPSTQHKHLFNPKAESPSIRKTPGIDHSSSKPVGRNMKHVPPTNSQTSPAPASTSGPSATGVTSARQSANGGPITRSNLVNPSLDHTRRIGAPSGPSSPLANRGAYKPPSMKRPLPADGSAAVASRSALADVPTNTAGLNNTTATDAIDTKRQKMT from the exons ATGCAATCACGCAGCCCAGGCGACCAGCACACGTCTTGGGCCAACCCGTTCGAAGAGACTAGGCCTCGAATATCGGAATGGACGGCCAGAGACATAGCGACGATTTCATCCAAGCTCGACAAGCAGCTCGGTCCGGAGTACATATCGTCCCGTTCCGGACCTGGCGGTTCCCGAGTGCACTACCTCACCGCCGAGAAGTGCATCTGTCTCGCCAACGAGGTCTTTGGCTTCAACGGATGGTCATCCTCCATACAGAATATCCAGGTTGACTTCGCCGATGAGAATCCCCAGACGCAGCGAGTTAGTATCGGTCTCTCCGTCATCGTCCGCGTCACGCTGCGTGACGGCACCTTTCACGAAGACATCGGCTACGGCTCCATCGAGAacgccaagggcaaggccATGGCTTTTGAAAAGGCAAAGAAGGAGGGCACAACGGACGGATTGAAAAGAGCCTTGAGAAGCTTTGGAAACGTTCTCGGCAATTGCATCTACGACCAGGACTACGTCAAGCAAGTCACCAAGGTCAAGGCACAGCCAGTCAAGAAGTTTGACCAAGTTAACCTGCACCGACATGCCGACTTTATCACCGTCAAGCCTGAACCAGCAAACGCTGCATCTGCACCCGCTCCTgcaacgacgacaacgacgacggcggcggcggcggcaaagacgAACCCGAGCGAATCGTTCGAAGACTTTTTCGGAG AACTCGACGAGGCAGACTTTTGCGTGCCCGGAGACGGTCATCCCGACGAGATCATCAtccctcatcctcggcatGCGCAGGAATCGACAGCTACGAACCCACCAGCTCAGAAGCAGCCACCCTCGCGGCAACTGAACAGGGTGCCTTCGGCAGGCAGCGGTGCTCGCCCGCCCCAAACACCACATCCGGTGAACTCGCGGCCAATACCGAATCAGGATGCGCAACAGCACCGCGCAACGGGAACCATCCCCGGCAAGGCTTCCCCCGCTGAAGCAGCACAGCCGCATGCTGTGTCGGTGTCGGATGAAACATCGAACGCACCCGTTGCCTTCTTCTCCGCGAAGTCGGTGGTGAACACCGATTCGAATGCACCATCAACACAGCACAAGCACCTGTTCAACCCCAAAGCGGAGAGCCCATCTATCCGCAAGACACCCGGCATCGACCATTCTTCGTCCAAGCCAGTTGGGAGAAATATGAAGCACGTGCCACCCACAAACAGCCAGACTTCGCCCGCTCCCGCTTCCACCTCTGGCCCAAGCGCCACCGGCGTTACGTCCGCCAGGCAGTCGGCGAATGGCGGCCCCATCACTCGCAGCAACCTGGTGAATCCATCGCTGGATCACACTCGCCGCATCGGAGCACCGAGTGGCCCCAGCAGCCCTCTTGCAAATCGGGGCGCCTACAAGCCGCCATCGATGAAGCGCccgctgccggccgacggaAGTGCCGCTGTCGCATCGCGATCGGCGCTTGCGGACGTCCCAACGAACACGGCCGGTCTGAATAATACCACGGCAACAGATGCCATCGACACGAAGCGACAAAAAATGACATGA
- a CDS encoding Tethering factor for nuclear proteasome STS1 nuclear envelope protein Cut8 (RecName: Full=Tethering factor for nuclear proteasome STS1 nuclear envelope protein Cut8), giving the protein MSLLLPPQTPVFPHQRENHRPSPQRSGACMAVPRRRILCRGPLILLLACPLPGGPMANRKRKADEDGDETMSPMSSPAVSSRTLARPSKKVRANVELFGRPLPLPRLLETLDTDQLRLVLEHICERHPDVGHEVVSGAPRPTVASALKVLQGYQDKLKAAVPYGESSPEYTYYRIRDVLVALLDALSDFTHQFLPPTEAQATKSLQFLDGATEIIHSLPDWQAQAYRHHKDTAYDDIARAWVLVINEAGKRGGGINLHSGAWDRILARHNDQSAGRLAAAVAAMGTSVGWMASDQPSPEQNSILNQLMSGTYGSPVRVGPW; this is encoded by the coding sequence ATGAgtttgctgctgccgccacAGACGCCCGTCTTCCCCCACCAACGCGAAAATCATCGGCCATCTCCCCAACGATCCGGTGCGTGCATGGCCGTCCCGCGACGAAGAATTCTCTGCCGCGGTCCACTAATCCTGCTGCTAGCCTGCCCACTTCCTGGCGGTCCCATGGCCAACCGCAAACGAAaggccgacgaagatggcGATGAAACCATGTCTCCCATGAGCTCTCCGGCCGTCTCCTCTAGAACGCTCGCCCGCCCGTCGAAAAAGGTACGGGCCAACGTCGAGCTCTTCGGCCGTCCgctccccctccctcgcctgCTCGAGACGCTCGACACCGACCagctccgcctcgtcctcgagcacATCTGCGAACGCCAtcccgacgtcggccacgagGTCGTCTCCGGTGCACCCCGTCccaccgtcgcctcggccctcAAGGTCCTCCAAGGGTACCAAGACAagctcaaggccgccgtCCCCTACGGCGAGTCGAGCccggagtacacctactatcGAATCAGggacgtcctcgtcgccctcctcgacgccctgtCCGACTTTACGCACCAGTTTCTCCCCCCAACCGAGGCCCAGGCGACCAAGTCGCTGCagttcctcgacggcgccaccGAAATCATCCACAGCCTGCCCGACTGGCAAGCCCAGGCCTACCGGCACCACAAGGACACCGCCTACGACGACATCGCCAGGGCCTGGGTTCTCGTCATCAACGAGGCTGGCAAGAGAGGTGGAGGCATCAACTTGCATTCGGGTGCGTGGGATCGCATCCTCGCCAGGCACAATGACCAATCCGCCGgtcgtcttgccgccgctgTCGCCGCCATGGGTACCAGCGTCGGCTGGATGGCCTCCGATCAGCCCTCGCCCGAGCAAAACTCCATCTTGAACCAGCTCATGTCGGGCACGTACGGCTCCCCCGTCCGAGTCGGACCTTGGTAG
- a CDS encoding TPR Domain containing protein — protein sequence MSLSAIATLRPLHGRCFRHAATGLLSLHLRSGSSKLRLQAVVSIRPQQKRQQSSVSRVEPSKPEQPKMTFFLFLRRLLGGSLRNMAVALSPRGIRSALRDSPASTSISLILLILTLAAAVVAVRAYMKTFYNAQFSRYPEPIANTLRRAIYYTNIKPEPELALKYYKKAMEQCAELGLDPFSDEVLGIRVQVSFWLQKINSHKSAIDVLESVLKDLKKWVEVMEQSVKDGKVDAKGYYVTDAPPSPPNSRGGGAGGAEAEAKTEATMKVAAKSEVQDSEVQAETLWRKRQRLLAKAIGTGVKLGELYADEHILDGDKSHAHLVWAVETSLKEFKRRSTDGIKPGEEAWLTPEELGSSMESLGRDYERRSQFQLAIPLFFQALRLCQSPCHRAVIMNNLAAAFAQHPIYSPTQADGSDTLKEVFDSAMPTTRKDCLDAAATWASNAFMHAQDVKGEERTPECDEACAVALCNWGDAAAMLGKTELARKKYKECIEMSRKMEFPDGVRQAQAGLARLA from the exons ATGTCGTTGTCGGCCATTGCCACGCTGCGGCCCCTGCACGGCCGCTGCTTTCGCCATGCGGCAACAGGCCTGCTGTCGCTTCACCTCCGATCAGGGTCCTCCAAGCTGCGACTCCAGGCTGTCGTGTCGATTCGACCTCAACAGAAGAGGCAGCAGTCGTCTGTTTCAAGGGTCGAGCCTTCGAAGCCTGAGCAGCCCAAGATGACGTTCTTTCTGTTTCTCAGGCGCCTTCTCGGCGGCAGTCTTAGaaacatggccgtcgccctgAGCCCTCGCGGCATCCGATCGGCCCTGCGCGATAGCCCTGCTTCGACCAGCATCAGCCTGATCCT GCTCATCCTGACtctcgccgctgccgtcgtcgccgtgcgaGCCTACATGAAGACATTTTACAATGCCCAGTTCAGCAGATATCCCGAACCCATCGCGAACACGCTGCGGCGTGCAATATACTACACAAATATCAAACCTGAACCCGAACTAGCACTGAAATACTACAAAAAGGCCATGGAGCAGtgcgccgagctcggcctggATCCCTTCTCCGACGAGGTGCTCGGCATCCGCGTCCAGGTGTCGTTTTGGCTACAGAAGATCAATAGTCACAAATCAGCCATCGATGTGCTCGAGTCCGTGTTGAAGGACCTCAAGAAATGGGTGGAAGTCATGGAACAATCggtcaaggacggcaaggtAGACGCCAAGGGCTACTACGTGACGgacgcgccgccgtcaccgcccaACAGCCGAGGGGGTGGAGCTGGGGGTGCCGAAGCGGAGGCAAAGACGGAGGCGACAATGAaggtggcggcgaagagTGAGGTCCAGGACAGCGAGGTCCAAGCGGAAACGCTTTGGCGAAAACGGCAGCGGCTGCTGGCCAAGGCCATCGGTACTGGTGTCAAGCTGGGGGAGCTCTATGCCGATGAGCACATCCTGGACGGAGACAAGTCACACGCCCATCTCGTGTGGGCGGTTGAAACCTCATTGAAAGAATTCAAACGCCGCAGCACGGATGGCATCAAGCCGGGTGAGGAAGCATGGCTGACGCCCGAGGAGCTAGGCAGCTCGATGGAGTCGTTGGGTCGAGATTACGAACGACGATCTCAGTTCCAGCTCGCGATTCCTCTCTTTTTCCAGGCCCTTCGCCTCTGCCAGTCACCCTGCCACCGCGCCGTCATCATGAACAACCTCGCGGCCGCGTTTGCCCAGCATCCAATCTACAGCCCCACGCAAGCGGACGGTTCGGACACGCTCAAGGAGGTTTTCGACTCggccatgccgacgacgcgcaAGGACTGCCTCGATGCCGCGGCCACATGGGCGAGTAATGCGTTCATGCACGCTCAGGACGTCAAGGGCGAAGAGCGTACACCCGAGTGCGATGAGGCTTGTGCCGTAGCGCTGTGTAACTggggcgatgccgccgccatgctgGGTAAGACGGAGCTGGCGAGGAAAAAGTACAAGGAGTGCATCGAAATGAGCCGCAAGATGGAGTTTCCCGATGGCGTGAGGCAGGCACAAGCTGGCCTGGCAAGGCTGGCATAG